In the Candidatus Saccharibacteria bacterium oral taxon 488 genome, one interval contains:
- the rplO gene encoding 50S ribosomal protein L15, translated as MKYNDLQVSANKNKKRVGRGIAAGQGKTAGRGTKGQNARTGKKLRAMFQGGQRPLAQAVPKARGFKSLRTPAQVVYLDHLNAFDGKTVDNALLFTEGYIATPFHTVKVIARGELKAKVDLKVQAASASVVTAIEKAGGSFEKVPTLLRKSMKEAEEK; from the coding sequence ATGAAATACAACGATCTCCAAGTTTCAGCAAACAAGAATAAAAAGCGCGTCGGTCGCGGTATCGCTGCTGGCCAGGGTAAAACCGCTGGTCGCGGTACCAAGGGTCAGAACGCCCGCACTGGTAAAAAGCTTCGCGCCATGTTCCAGGGTGGTCAGCGTCCATTGGCTCAGGCTGTACCAAAAGCTCGTGGTTTTAAGAGCTTGCGCACGCCAGCTCAGGTAGTCTACCTCGACCACTTGAACGCCTTTGACGGCAAAACCGTTGACAACGCGCTGCTGTTTACCGAAGGCTACATCGCCACACCATTCCACACGGTCAAGGTGATCGCTCGCGGTGAATTGAAGGCTAAGGTTGACTTGAAAGTACAGGCTGCGTCTGCTTCAGTCGTTACAGCGATTGAAAAAGCCGGCGGCTCGTTTGAGAAAGTCCCGACGCTCTTGCGTAAAAGCATGAAAGAAGCCGAGGAGAAATAA
- the rpsE gene encoding 30S ribosomal protein S5, with protein MAEQAANTTPRAEGRRPRSPRGGRRDDRRNVRDDAPKEFEELVINIDRVSRVVKGGRRFRFKALVVVGNRKDKVGVGVAKGADVQAAVAKATSVAKKHLITLPLSGETIPHDSEVKFSGARVLIKPAAPGTGIIAGGVVRQIIGVTGVRNLLTKSLGSTNKVNIAYATIEALKSLVPREEWLNAQPVKKAAKKEAK; from the coding sequence ATGGCAGAACAAGCTGCAAATACTACCCCACGCGCAGAAGGCCGTCGGCCTCGCAGTCCGCGTGGTGGTCGCCGCGATGACCGGCGAAATGTGCGCGATGACGCACCAAAAGAGTTTGAAGAATTGGTCATCAACATTGACCGCGTGTCCCGCGTGGTCAAAGGTGGCCGCCGTTTCCGCTTTAAGGCGTTGGTGGTTGTTGGTAACCGCAAGGACAAGGTTGGTGTCGGTGTGGCCAAAGGTGCCGATGTGCAGGCTGCGGTCGCCAAGGCAACCTCAGTTGCTAAGAAGCACTTGATCACTTTGCCGCTGAGCGGCGAGACGATTCCGCATGACAGCGAAGTTAAGTTCTCAGGCGCCCGCGTGCTGATCAAGCCGGCTGCTCCTGGTACTGGTATCATCGCTGGTGGTGTTGTCCGGCAGATCATCGGCGTGACCGGTGTTCGTAACCTACTGACTAAGTCACTTGGCTCAACCAACAAGGTAAACATCGCTTACGCAACCATTGAAGCCTTGAAATCACTCGTTCCACGCGAAGAGTGGCTCAACGCTCAGCCAGTCAAAAAAGCTGCTAAAAAGGAGGCTAAGTAA
- a CDS encoding 50S ribosomal protein L18 — translation MVENKKLLNQALRKNRVRAKVSGTAERPRLTVTISNLHVSVQLIDDVAGKTLAAATTVGTKATGTMSEKCATVGTEIAKKAKKSNISAVVFDRNGRQYAGRLKALADAARQEGLEF, via the coding sequence ATGGTAGAAAATAAGAAATTACTCAACCAAGCTCTTCGCAAAAACCGCGTTCGCGCCAAGGTTTCAGGCACTGCAGAGCGCCCACGCCTAACCGTCACCATCAGCAACCTGCACGTTAGCGTGCAGCTGATCGACGACGTCGCAGGCAAGACATTGGCTGCCGCAACTACCGTTGGCACCAAAGCAACCGGTACCATGAGCGAGAAATGCGCTACCGTCGGTACCGAAATTGCCAAGAAAGCAAAGAAAAGTAACATTAGCGCGGTGGTCTTTGACCGCAACGGCCGCCAGTACGCTGGTCGCCTAAAGGCATTGGCTGATGCTGCGCGCCAAGAAGGATTGGAGTTCTAG
- the rplF gene encoding 50S ribosomal protein L6, with translation MSRIGKLPVVIPAGVTITVDSGDVVVKGPKGELTQFITPAVEVKVEDGHVTVHPKDESKTARAQHGLMRALINNMVIGVTKGYEKRLEVNGVGFRVSSSNNELEMALGFSHPVKYKAPEGITVTNEKMTIIVSGINKQQVGQVAAEIRALKKPEPYKGKGIKYADEQILRKAGKTGK, from the coding sequence CTGAGTCGAATCGGAAAACTGCCGGTGGTTATTCCGGCCGGTGTGACAATCACGGTTGACTCTGGTGACGTGGTCGTAAAGGGCCCGAAAGGTGAATTGACGCAATTCATCACGCCAGCAGTTGAGGTGAAAGTCGAAGACGGACACGTCACGGTTCATCCGAAGGATGAGTCCAAAACTGCTCGCGCCCAGCATGGTCTGATGCGCGCGCTGATCAACAACATGGTAATCGGCGTGACCAAAGGCTACGAGAAGCGTCTCGAGGTCAATGGTGTCGGTTTCCGCGTTAGCTCCAGCAACAATGAGCTGGAAATGGCGCTCGGGTTTTCACACCCAGTCAAATACAAAGCCCCAGAGGGCATCACCGTTACCAACGAAAAGATGACCATCATCGTCAGCGGTATCAATAAGCAGCAAGTCGGCCAAGTCGCTGCGGAAATCCGCGCGCTGAAGAAGCCTGAACCATACAAGGGCAAGGGTATCAAGTACGCCGACGAGCAAATTTTGCGCAAAGCAGGAAAGACAGGTAAGTAA
- the cyaB gene encoding class IV adenylate cyclase, with protein MAEQHEIERKRKFAGNLEVFIAQLSSQGFSLASETTEIDSYYSRPDVDFMKTVECLRIRQRDDFAEITYKPPTNQRTRTEDGIIVKPETNLPVNPENTAVAKQLLANLGMVKLVEVNKFRRIFKCDDEPGLTIAIDEISGAGVFVETEIISKDKELALRRIEDIEARIGVQEFEIITQPYRDICMDAQLTERDKVIT; from the coding sequence GTGGCAGAACAGCATGAAATAGAACGTAAGCGTAAGTTTGCGGGCAATTTGGAAGTGTTTATTGCACAACTGAGTTCTCAGGGATTTTCCTTGGCTAGCGAAACTACCGAAATTGATAGCTACTATTCTCGGCCTGACGTTGATTTCATGAAGACAGTCGAATGTTTGCGGATTCGGCAGCGTGATGATTTTGCCGAGATAACCTATAAACCACCGACCAATCAACGCACACGCACTGAGGATGGAATTATTGTCAAACCAGAAACTAACCTGCCGGTCAATCCAGAGAATACGGCTGTCGCTAAGCAGCTACTAGCAAATCTTGGCATGGTGAAATTGGTTGAGGTCAATAAGTTTCGACGGATATTTAAGTGCGATGATGAGCCGGGGTTGACGATTGCTATTGATGAGATTAGCGGTGCGGGTGTTTTCGTAGAAACGGAAATCATCAGTAAGGATAAAGAGTTGGCGCTACGGCGAATTGAGGATATTGAAGCGCGGATAGGAGTTCAGGAGTTTGAAATCATCACTCAGCCGTATCGTGATATTTGTATGGATGCACAATTGACTGAAAGGGATAAGGTAATAACATGA
- the rpsH gene encoding 30S ribosomal protein S8, with the protein MSMQTTDPIADLLTRIRNAKLVGKTEVRVPSSKMKKVIAEQLVKNGYLADVKLEDAKPRGVLVVTINEEGTNSTINEITRVSKPGRRVYVGVAEIPKVKSGRGLVLISTSKGVMTGAEAAKAKLGGELLLKVY; encoded by the coding sequence ATGTCTATGCAAACTACAGACCCAATCGCCGACCTTCTGACGCGCATTCGCAATGCGAAACTGGTTGGCAAGACGGAAGTTCGTGTTCCGTCCAGCAAGATGAAAAAAGTCATCGCTGAACAATTAGTCAAAAACGGCTACCTCGCGGATGTTAAACTAGAGGATGCCAAGCCTCGCGGTGTGCTGGTGGTGACTATCAACGAAGAAGGCACCAACAGCACCATCAACGAGATCACCCGTGTCTCAAAGCCAGGTCGTCGTGTCTACGTCGGTGTAGCCGAGATTCCAAAGGTGAAAAGCGGCCGCGGTCTAGTACTCATCTCAACCTCAAAAGGCGTCATGACCGGCGCTGAAGCAGCCAAGGCGAAACTTGGTGGTGAATTGTTGTTGAAGGTGTATTAA
- the rpsN gene encoding 30S ribosomal protein S14 has protein sequence MAKKSMVARDKKRLKMIAKYAAKRAELKELGDLDGLQKLPRNSSPTRHKNRDSISGRPRGYMRQFGLSRINFREKAAKGEIPGITKSSW, from the coding sequence ATGGCTAAGAAATCAATGGTCGCTCGCGACAAAAAGCGTCTGAAGATGATCGCAAAATACGCTGCGAAGCGCGCTGAGCTCAAAGAACTTGGCGACCTCGACGGTTTGCAGAAACTGCCTCGCAATTCGAGCCCAACTCGGCACAAGAACCGCGACAGCATTTCCGGCCGTCCACGTGGCTACATGCGCCAGTTTGGCCTGAGCCGCATCAATTTCCGCGAAAAAGCAGCCAAGGGCGAAATCCCAGGCATAACAAAGAGTAGTTGGTAA
- the rplE gene encoding 50S ribosomal protein L5, with the protein MAEKKTVVPAPRLKALYQEKYLKELQAELDLKNVHQVPALEKIIVSVGTGKKKDDKRHFEIVKNTVAKITGQAPVARQAKKSIAGFSIRKGMGAPIGVSVTLRGARMYEFMDRLINVALPRVRDFHGVGLKFDKGGNYNLGIIEQSIFPELTFEETQILHGLQVTFVIKNGNKEASKALLEKFGMPFEKKGGVR; encoded by the coding sequence ATGGCAGAGAAGAAAACCGTCGTGCCAGCTCCTCGCTTGAAAGCCTTGTACCAGGAGAAATACCTGAAGGAACTGCAAGCCGAACTAGATCTAAAGAACGTGCACCAAGTGCCAGCTTTGGAAAAGATCATCGTGAGCGTTGGCACCGGCAAAAAGAAAGATGACAAGCGTCATTTTGAAATTGTCAAAAACACTGTTGCAAAGATCACCGGTCAGGCACCAGTTGCCCGCCAGGCAAAGAAGTCAATCGCTGGCTTTAGCATCCGTAAAGGTATGGGTGCACCAATTGGTGTTAGCGTAACCCTACGTGGTGCTCGGATGTATGAGTTCATGGATCGCTTGATTAACGTAGCCCTACCTCGCGTCCGCGACTTCCACGGCGTTGGCCTGAAATTTGACAAGGGTGGTAACTACAACCTGGGCATCATCGAACAGTCAATTTTCCCAGAGTTGACCTTCGAAGAAACGCAGATTCTGCACGGGTTGCAGGTAACATTTGTCATCAAGAACGGCAACAAAGAAGCATCAAAAGCCTTGCTGGAGAAATTTGGCATGCCGTTTGAGAAGAAAGGAGGCGTCAGGTAA
- the rplX gene encoding 50S ribosomal protein L24, which yields MARIHKDDTVKIIAGKNKGTTGKVLKVNTKDQTVLVEGVGVGHRHVKPSQYNPKGGKKDIHVPMDISKVALVVDEKSGKTSRVGLVKNADGGKTRVARQAKNKEIK from the coding sequence ATGGCTCGTATTCACAAAGATGACACCGTAAAAATTATTGCTGGTAAAAATAAGGGTACGACTGGTAAAGTCCTGAAAGTTAACACCAAAGATCAGACTGTTTTGGTCGAGGGTGTTGGTGTCGGACACCGCCACGTCAAGCCAAGCCAGTACAATCCAAAAGGCGGCAAGAAAGATATCCACGTACCGATGGATATCAGCAAAGTCGCGCTGGTTGTCGACGAAAAGTCAGGCAAAACCAGCCGGGTTGGTTTAGTAAAGAACGCTGACGGCGGCAAAACTCGCGTCGCTCGCCAAGCAAAAAATAAGGAGATTAAATAA
- the rplN gene encoding 50S ribosomal protein L14 translates to MIQQESRLKVADNSGAKEVLCIRVLGGTRRRYARVGDVIVCSVKDASPTGNVKKKSVVKAVVVRTRDQIHRKDGSTICFDDNAVVIINDDKQPKATRVFGPVPRELRDMGYMKIVSLAPEVL, encoded by the coding sequence ATGATCCAACAAGAATCTCGCCTCAAGGTAGCTGACAACTCGGGTGCCAAAGAAGTATTGTGCATCCGCGTCCTCGGTGGTACCCGCCGCCGCTACGCTCGCGTTGGTGACGTGATCGTCTGTTCAGTCAAGGACGCCAGCCCAACCGGCAACGTCAAAAAGAAATCTGTCGTCAAGGCTGTGGTGGTTCGCACCCGCGACCAAATCCACCGCAAAGACGGCTCAACCATTTGCTTTGATGACAACGCCGTGGTGATTATCAACGATGACAAGCAGCCAAAGGCTACCCGTGTCTTCGGCCCAGTACCACGCGAACTACGCGACATGGGCTACATGAAGATCGTCAGCCTAGCTCCGGAGGTACTCTAA
- the rpsQ gene encoding 30S ribosomal protein S17, with translation MARRTLIGVVTSAKRDKTITVTVTSRETHPLYGKQYTVTRKYTAHDETNQAGEGDKVQIEETRPISKTKSFTLVKVIEKSRGSIKLKAEVSGEAEEETKEDDK, from the coding sequence ATGGCCCGACGAACACTGATTGGCGTCGTAACGAGTGCCAAGCGCGACAAGACCATCACCGTGACGGTCACCAGCCGCGAAACGCATCCGCTCTACGGCAAACAGTACACCGTGACTCGCAAGTACACTGCTCATGATGAGACCAATCAAGCAGGCGAAGGCGACAAGGTGCAAATCGAAGAGACCCGCCCAATTTCCAAGACCAAGAGCTTTACGCTGGTCAAGGTGATTGAGAAGTCTCGCGGTTCTATCAAACTAAAGGCTGAAGTTTCTGGCGAAGCTGAGGAAGAGACCAAGGAGGACGACAAATGA
- the rpmC gene encoding 50S ribosomal protein L29: protein MAETKKTAKAAVVKTVDDLKKELAEKRNDLLQAKRSHAAGELVNPKALRSLRKDIARLLTQINEKESK from the coding sequence ATGGCTGAGACAAAGAAAACCGCAAAAGCAGCAGTTGTGAAGACCGTTGATGATTTGAAGAAGGAACTCGCCGAAAAGCGAAATGACCTGCTTCAAGCAAAACGTTCTCACGCTGCTGGCGAATTAGTTAATCCAAAAGCGTTGCGCTCACTCCGCAAGGACATCGCACGCCTGCTGACACAAATTAACGAAAAGGAGAGCAAATAA
- the rplP gene encoding 50S ribosomal protein L16, whose translation MLLPKKTKHRKVRIGKNRGQATRGNYIAFGDFALQSQSNERINSRQIESARQAMTRYIKRGGKIWIRIFPHTPVTRKPLGLKMGGGKGNPEFFVAKVKAGTVMFEMQGVSEEVAREAMRLASHKLPVKCKFIKREDA comes from the coding sequence ATGCTGTTACCAAAGAAAACCAAGCACCGCAAAGTGCGCATCGGTAAAAACCGTGGTCAAGCAACCCGTGGTAATTACATCGCGTTCGGCGACTTTGCACTGCAATCACAATCAAACGAGCGCATCAACTCCCGCCAAATCGAGTCTGCTCGTCAGGCAATGACCCGCTACATCAAGCGTGGTGGTAAGATTTGGATCCGGATTTTCCCACACACTCCAGTTACTCGCAAGCCACTTGGTTTGAAGATGGGTGGTGGTAAGGGTAATCCAGAGTTCTTTGTTGCTAAGGTGAAGGCCGGCACAGTGATGTTTGAAATGCAGGGCGTTTCAGAGGAAGTAGCCCGCGAAGCAATGCGCCTAGCGAGCCACAAACTACCAGTCAAATGTAAGTTCATCAAGCGGGAGGACGCATAA
- the rpsC gene encoding 30S ribosomal protein S3 yields the protein MGQKVNPINFRLQVHKNWSSRWFTANKKEFAEAIRQDHEIRELIEKKFASRPTINRIEIERSANLITVTIHTAKAGVVIGRGGAGVNELKKQVEKIVGSPVRINIEEVRRPELAAKLVAENIARQLERRINFRRATKMTAQNTMSAGAKGIRIEVAGRLNGAEMARREKVIEGSVPLHTLRADIDFHCARAQTPAGIIGVKVWIYKGERSR from the coding sequence ATGGGTCAAAAAGTGAATCCAATCAACTTCCGCCTACAAGTTCACAAGAACTGGAGCTCTCGTTGGTTTACGGCCAATAAGAAAGAGTTTGCGGAGGCAATTCGCCAGGATCACGAAATCCGCGAATTGATTGAGAAGAAATTTGCCTCACGCCCAACCATCAATCGCATTGAGATTGAGCGGAGTGCCAACTTGATCACGGTAACCATTCACACGGCGAAAGCTGGTGTGGTGATCGGCCGTGGCGGTGCGGGTGTGAATGAATTGAAAAAGCAAGTTGAGAAGATCGTCGGGTCACCGGTTCGCATCAACATCGAAGAAGTGCGTCGACCGGAATTGGCGGCTAAATTGGTGGCTGAGAACATCGCCCGCCAGTTGGAACGCCGTATCAACTTCCGCCGCGCAACCAAAATGACCGCACAAAACACCATGAGTGCTGGCGCTAAAGGTATCCGCATCGAGGTGGCTGGTCGTTTGAACGGTGCTGAAATGGCACGCCGCGAGAAGGTGATTGAAGGCTCAGTGCCACTGCACACCCTTCGCGCTGATATTGACTTCCACTGTGCTCGCGCCCAGACACCAGCTGGTATCATCGGCGTGAAAGTGTGGATTTATAAGGGAGAAAGGAGTCGCTAA
- the rplV gene encoding 50S ribosomal protein L22, producing MADTTYTVRAYAKGVDQTPRKVSLVAALVRGRTVADALVILEHVPKRAAMPVKKAIDSAKANAINNHGLDAKSLVITTLSVTTGTRLRRFKPASRGRALPFQKKTSNILVEVTGTEKPKKAPAKKPETKAKAETKPAKPAAKKAAETTAKKEEK from the coding sequence ATGGCTGATACTACGTATACTGTTCGCGCTTACGCCAAAGGTGTTGACCAAACACCACGCAAGGTTAGCCTGGTGGCTGCGCTGGTACGTGGCCGTACCGTCGCTGATGCATTGGTTATCTTGGAGCACGTGCCAAAACGCGCTGCTATGCCTGTCAAAAAGGCCATCGACAGTGCCAAGGCAAACGCCATCAACAACCACGGTCTGGACGCCAAAAGTTTGGTGATTACCACGTTGAGCGTTACCACTGGTACACGCCTGCGCCGCTTTAAGCCAGCGTCACGCGGCCGTGCCTTGCCATTCCAGAAAAAGACGTCAAACATCTTGGTTGAAGTAACTGGTACCGAGAAGCCAAAGAAAGCGCCTGCGAAGAAACCAGAGACCAAGGCTAAAGCAGAGACCAAACCTGCCAAGCCTGCAGCGAAAAAAGCCGCCGAAACCACGGCAAAAAAGGAGGAGAAGTAA
- the rpsS gene encoding 30S ribosomal protein S19 yields the protein MSRSLKKGPFVDVKLAKKVAALSLDDRTVIKTWARASTITPEMVGRTIAVYNGKMHVPVLITENMVGHKLGEFSPTRKFRKHGGKDKK from the coding sequence ATGAGTCGTTCATTAAAGAAAGGTCCATTCGTCGATGTGAAGCTTGCGAAAAAAGTCGCTGCTCTCAGCCTTGACGATCGAACCGTTATCAAAACGTGGGCGCGCGCTTCGACTATCACCCCAGAAATGGTCGGTCGAACGATTGCTGTCTACAACGGTAAGATGCACGTGCCAGTGCTGATTACCGAAAACATGGTTGGCCACAAACTCGGTGAGTTTAGTCCAACCCGTAAGTTCCGTAAGCACGGCGGAAAGGATAAGAAGTAA
- the rplB gene encoding 50S ribosomal protein L2, with translation MPVKAYNPTTPARRGMTSQDLSDITTKKPLKSLTKAKKQNAGRNNQGRITVRHRGGGVRRHYRLVNHNLPAGLTLTIEEIEYDPNRSARIARVKDQYNLYHYVLADTSMVKGKTIQTGETAQIEASNRLPLSAIPVGTMIYAIELTAGKGAQMVRAAGAKAQLMAKEGNYATIKLPSGEVRKVRLEATAAIGTVGNVQHQNVKIGSAGRRRRKGIRPTVRGVVMNAADHPHGGGDGGRHGTGKAPRTPWGQLTLGYRTRRRKGSNKLIVRTRHDAKRKR, from the coding sequence ATGCCAGTGAAAGCTTACAATCCAACCACTCCTGCTCGTCGCGGCATGACGAGCCAGGACTTGTCGGACATTACGACGAAAAAACCGCTCAAAAGTCTGACCAAAGCCAAAAAGCAAAATGCTGGCCGCAACAACCAAGGCCGCATCACCGTGCGTCATCGCGGCGGTGGCGTTCGCCGTCACTACCGTTTGGTGAACCACAATTTGCCGGCTGGCCTGACGCTGACAATTGAAGAAATTGAGTACGATCCAAACCGCTCAGCGCGCATCGCTCGAGTGAAAGATCAGTACAATTTGTACCACTACGTGTTGGCCGACACCTCGATGGTTAAGGGCAAGACGATTCAGACTGGCGAGACAGCGCAAATTGAGGCCTCAAACCGCCTGCCATTGTCTGCCATCCCTGTTGGTACGATGATTTATGCTATTGAACTGACTGCCGGCAAAGGTGCGCAAATGGTGCGCGCTGCTGGCGCCAAGGCTCAGTTGATGGCCAAAGAAGGCAATTACGCAACCATCAAATTGCCATCTGGTGAAGTTCGCAAAGTTCGCTTGGAAGCAACCGCTGCCATCGGTACAGTCGGTAACGTCCAGCACCAGAACGTCAAAATCGGTTCAGCTGGTCGCCGCCGCCGCAAGGGTATTCGCCCAACGGTTCGCGGTGTCGTCATGAACGCTGCAGATCACCCGCATGGTGGTGGTGACGGTGGTCGCCACGGTACTGGTAAAGCACCACGTACGCCATGGGGTCAATTGACGCTGGGTTATCGAACTCGCCGCCGCAAAGGCTCAAATAAATTAATCGTACGCACGCGTCACGACGCGAAGAGGAAGAGGTAA
- the rplW gene encoding 50S ribosomal protein L23 encodes MKQMTIIPRISEKAYAVSANGVYVFRVPLNLNKNEIKAAVEAQFDVTVLKVKTLVQDGKAVRFSRGKNRYPGTTTRKDWKKAYVTLRDGDKLDVFDAVEQQMEETK; translated from the coding sequence ATGAAACAGATGACAATTATCCCACGCATTAGCGAGAAAGCCTACGCCGTGAGCGCCAATGGCGTCTACGTGTTCCGCGTTCCGCTCAACCTGAATAAAAACGAGATCAAAGCAGCAGTTGAAGCGCAATTTGACGTTACTGTCCTGAAGGTGAAAACCTTGGTCCAAGACGGTAAAGCTGTGCGTTTCTCACGAGGTAAAAACCGCTATCCTGGCACGACTACGCGCAAGGACTGGAAGAAAGCTTACGTGACGCTGAGAGATGGCGATAAGCTCGATGTGTTTGACGCAGTAGAGCAGCAGATGGAGGAGACCAAGTAA
- the rplD gene encoding 50S ribosomal protein L4 → MAESTKLPKDIFAVEVPNHELLKLAYDSYLAGARQASATTKQRGEVSGGGKKPWKQKGTGRARFGSSRNPIWRGGGVVFGPRGNENYTKKLSKTAKKVAIRQALTVANEAKKIVVKDIKTTGKTKEVATFLADNKFERRVLIVVDEKTPELMRATSNIQNVLVIRASYLSVYHILNADTIVMTPKALPVITEWLGKEEA, encoded by the coding sequence ATGGCTGAATCAACCAAACTTCCTAAAGACATTTTCGCTGTTGAAGTGCCAAACCACGAACTGTTGAAATTGGCATATGACAGCTATCTCGCGGGCGCCCGCCAGGCAAGCGCAACCACTAAGCAGCGTGGTGAAGTTTCTGGTGGTGGTAAAAAGCCATGGAAGCAAAAGGGAACTGGTCGAGCACGTTTTGGCTCAAGCCGTAACCCAATCTGGCGCGGTGGTGGTGTGGTCTTTGGCCCACGCGGCAACGAAAACTACACCAAAAAATTGTCTAAGACCGCCAAGAAAGTGGCAATTCGCCAAGCCTTGACGGTGGCCAATGAAGCGAAGAAGATCGTCGTCAAAGACATCAAGACGACCGGCAAGACCAAAGAGGTCGCAACCTTCTTGGCTGACAACAAGTTTGAGCGCCGCGTATTGATCGTCGTCGACGAAAAGACGCCAGAATTGATGCGTGCCACAAGCAACATTCAGAACGTATTGGTAATCCGCGCGAGCTACCTCAGCGTCTACCACATTCTGAATGCGGATACTATTGTCATGACCCCGAAAGCTCTGCCAGTAATCACTGAGTGGCTGGGTAAGGAGGAAGCGTAA
- the rplC gene encoding 50S ribosomal protein L3 → MKTLLGTKLGMTQLLAEDGKAIPVTLIQAGPVTVTQVKTVETDGYNAVQVAYGEGKNLSKAVAGHVNPAQVTPKHIREFRVDEIPEGLKVGDEINVSAFEVGDSVDATGTSKGKGFAGTIKRHNFKRHRKTHGGKGNTRKPGSIGSMYPQKVFKGKTMAGHMGHERVTVKNLEVAYVDPETNLIGVKGAVPGPRKGLIILGGNK, encoded by the coding sequence GTGAAAACACTTCTCGGTACCAAACTTGGTATGACCCAGCTCTTGGCTGAAGACGGCAAAGCCATTCCGGTGACGCTGATCCAAGCCGGCCCTGTCACCGTGACTCAGGTGAAGACTGTCGAGACCGACGGTTACAATGCGGTGCAGGTCGCTTATGGAGAGGGTAAGAACCTGAGCAAGGCCGTGGCTGGACACGTCAATCCAGCCCAAGTGACCCCGAAGCACATTCGGGAATTCCGCGTCGACGAGATCCCTGAGGGGCTCAAAGTTGGCGATGAAATCAACGTTTCCGCGTTCGAAGTCGGCGATTCTGTCGATGCGACCGGAACCAGCAAAGGTAAAGGTTTCGCTGGAACCATTAAACGCCACAACTTTAAGCGTCACCGCAAGACGCACGGTGGTAAAGGTAATACTCGTAAGCCAGGTTCAATTGGCTCGATGTATCCACAAAAAGTGTTCAAGGGTAAGACGATGGCTGGCCACATGGGTCACGAGCGTGTTACCGTCAAGAACCTGGAAGTGGCATATGTTGATCCAGAGACCAATCTGATCGGGGTGAAGGGTGCTGTGCCTGGGCCACGAAAAGGGCTGATCATTTTAGGAGGTAACAAGTAA